CCGACGGCTCCTCGACGAACAACGCCCCGATCTGGTGATCCTTGTTGACTACCCTGGCTTCAATATGCGGATCGCCCGGGCAGCTCATGGGCGAGGCATACCGGTGTTGTACTACATCGCGCCCCAAGTATGGGCATGGAAGGCCGGGAGGGCGGCGAGGCTGGGAGTGGAATGTGCCCAGGTTGCTGTGATCCTGCCGTTCGAAGCAGATTTCCTGGCGGACCATGGAGTCGACGCGACGTACGTAGGGCACCCGCTGCTTGACCGTCCCGATGATGTCCCGACGCGAGCGGAGTTCTTCGAGAAATGGGGGCTCGATCCAGAACGCCCACTCTTGGCCGTCTTCCCGGGCTCGCGCGCACAAGAATTGAAACGACACCTGGGCCCGTTCGCCGCGATCGCACGGAAGGTGACTGCAGCCCGCCCCGATGTCCTCCCCGTATTCTCGCGTTCCCGATCGGTCAGCGCGCTCCCGTTCCATGGCATCGGCTTTCCGACCGTGGAGGATACGCGGGCCCTTCAGCGCTATGCGACAGCCGGATTAGTGAAGTCGGGTACCACGACGCTCGAGACGGCGCTGGAAGCATTACCTAGTGTGATCGCTTATGTCGCCAGCCCGATCACGGCGGCAATTGCCGTGCGTGTCATGAAAAACAGTCACATCGGCCTGCCCAACCTCGTCGCCGATGCGCGGATCATGCCTGAGTTCATCCAGGGCGAGGTGCGCCCAGAGCGCATCGCTCCCTTGCTCTTGGAACTGCTGGACACATCTAGCTCTGCCCGACGCGATCAACTGGAGAGTCTAGAGACAGTCCGTGCCCGACTCGGCGAGCCCGGTGCGGCCGAGCGTGTCGCGGACCTGGTAGATCACCTGTTGTCTGATGTGGACCACAGGGTCGGTCTATGAGCGAACTGCGCTTCGAGTGCGCCGGTGTCCTAGGTGCAGGATTGATAAGTGGCTGGTTCTTCACCACCCGCCTAGAGCGCATCGGCCCGGAGCACTACCTGCAATTTCGGGAGAAGAAGCAGCCGTTCATGTTCGTCTTGTGGCATGGTCTCCTCCTGCCGCTGGTTCATTACCATCGCAACGAGGGCATCGTCGCCCTCGTAAGTGAACACGACGATGGAGAGTACCTCACTCGTATCCTCGAGCGGAACGGCTTCGGAACCGCCCGGGGATCCAGCACGCGTGGTGGTACCAAGGGCCTAAAAACCTTGCTCCGTGCGGCCCGATCAGGTCACGACTTGGGTGTCACTCCGGATGGCCCGACGGGCCCTCGATGCGTACTGAAACCTGGCGCTCTGGCGGCGGCTCAAATTGCGGGTCTTCCTGTGATCCCGATCGCTGTCAAATCTTCTGCAGGATGGCGCTTCAAAAGCTGGGATGGGTTCCTGGTTCCTCGTCCGTTCTCGAAGATCACGATCGAGTACCTCCCCCCACGCTATGTGCCACGCGATGCGACCCGAGAGGAGTTGGCGGTCATGGCTGAGGACATCGGCGCAGATCTCAATGCTAGGGATACGACGTGAATCGTCGAGTCCATGACTTCGCTTATCGGTGGTGGGACGGACAATTCGGTGTGGCAGGAGCGTTCCTGACATTGTTGCTGACACCCATTTCATCGCTATGGGGTGCTGTGGCACGGTCTAGGGCCCTCCGTTATGCGGGAAGGGGTGCCATGGATGTGGATGGGCTTACGGTCGTTTCTGTGGGCAACCTCGCAGTTGGAGGTACAGGGAAGACCCCTATCTCTTCCTGGGTGGCCTCGGTTTTGGCACATTCGGGTGCCAAGCCCGCGTTGCTTCTGAACGGGTACGGCCGAGACGAGGAGCTTTTGCACCGTGCGTGGACTCCTGACCTGACGATCGAGTCCGGCCGGGACCGGATTGTGACCGCCAGACGGGCACGGGACGCCGGATGTGATGTGGCCGTCCTGGACGATGGGTATCAGTATCAGCGTCTCGCCCGGGCGCTGAACATACTATTGGTGAGCGCCGAGGATCGGTTTCCTGCTCGGCTCCTGCCATGCGGCCCCTATCGGGAAGGTCCGACCGCCCTGGACCGGACCGACGTGCTCCTAGTTACCCGGCGCATCGCTCCGGAGGACTTCTCCAGAGAGAAGGTGAAGATCGTGAGGAGTTTGCCGGGTGTCGCCGAGGATCTCGTGGCTGGTGGAGTGTGGCTCGCGCCCGGTGACGTAGTTCAGCT
The Longimicrobiales bacterium DNA segment above includes these coding regions:
- a CDS encoding tetraacyldisaccharide 4'-kinase → MNRRVHDFAYRWWDGQFGVAGAFLTLLLTPISSLWGAVARSRALRYAGRGAMDVDGLTVVSVGNLAVGGTGKTPISSWVASVLAHSGAKPALLLNGYGRDEELLHRAWTPDLTIESGRDRIVTARRARDAGCDVAVLDDGYQYQRLARALNILLVSAEDRFPARLLPCGPYREGPTALDRTDVLLVTRRIAPEDFSREKVKIVRSLPGVAEDLVAGGVWLAPGDVVQLTPGWEPASGRGEGVRALSDLWDPFVLTAIARPTPLIAQVMAVCERADLIAFGDHYEFTSEDAEKARRRAKSRPLLVTEKDAVKLEPFADVLTDTWVLSQRIVWDWGEQDVRDAILTVVAR
- a CDS encoding lysophospholipid acyltransferase family protein; its protein translation is MSELRFECAGVLGAGLISGWFFTTRLERIGPEHYLQFREKKQPFMFVLWHGLLLPLVHYHRNEGIVALVSEHDDGEYLTRILERNGFGTARGSSTRGGTKGLKTLLRAARSGHDLGVTPDGPTGPRCVLKPGALAAAQIAGLPVIPIAVKSSAGWRFKSWDGFLVPRPFSKITIEYLPPRYVPRDATREELAVMAEDIGADLNARDTT